A single region of the Zonotrichia leucophrys gambelii isolate GWCS_2022_RI chromosome 9, RI_Zleu_2.0, whole genome shotgun sequence genome encodes:
- the LOC135451864 gene encoding G-protein coupled receptor 35-like: MNHSSCNITAYEIFSVFQLCVYIPVLVLGIVLNVLALWVFCYKLGKWTETRVYMVNLAVADCLLLFTLPFKTLSQFQRLKVDGWCLVLEGGYFTNRFMSIGIITLIAADRYLAIKYPLRSKALRSPLMAAFASGVLWTIIICETSLIKSFEDRREDDFCFEKSSVTPSVITLCTIIAGFFIPLLILSYCSIQIIAELRRKKTDNCCNEMLTRKAVYIVSANMAVFIICFLPLYLGHLLRFVLDSVSSDCSAIQSVNNFVHFASILANTNCCLDAICYYFVNQEFKEASPKLAKSKSEAGEGAEIQLSLVTR, encoded by the coding sequence ATGAACCACAGCAGCTGCAATATCACAGCCTATGAAATATTCTCAGTTTTCCAGCTGTGTGTTTACATCCCAGTTCTGGTTTTGGGCATTGTGCTGAACGTGTTGGCGCTGTGGGTGTTCTGTTACAAACTTGGCAAATGGACAGAAACCCGAGTGTACATGGTCAACTTGGCTGTGGCTGACTGCTTGCTGCTCTTCACCTTGCCGTTCAAAACTCTGTCCCAGTTCCAGCGCCTGAAGGTGGATGGCTGGTGCCTGGTTCTGGAAGGTGGCTATTTCACAAACCGCTTCATGAGCATCGGCATCATCACCCTCATTGCTGCTGACAGGTACCTTGCAATCAAGTACCCTTTGAGATCCAAGGCACTCAGGTCTCCTCTGATGGCAGCTTTTGCCTCTGGAGTCCTCTGGACAATCATCATCTGTGAGACTTCTCTCATTAAAAGCTTTGAGGACCGAAGAGAAGAtgatttttgctttgaaaaatctTCTGTGACACCCTCAGTGATCACGCTGTGTACCATTATTGCGGGGTTTTTCATACCACTGCTCATCTTGAGTTACTGCTCCATACAAATCATTGCAGAGCTCAGGAGGAAGAAGACTGACAACTGTTGCAATGAAATGCTGACCAGGAAAGCTGTCTACATTGTGTCTGCAAACATGGCTGTGTTCATCATCTGCTTTTTACCTCTTTATCTCGGGCATCTCCTCCGCTTCGTCCTGGACTCCGTCAGCTCCGACTGCTCGGCAATACAGAGCGTCAACAACTTTGTGCACTTCGCCTCCATCCTGGCCAACACAAACTGCTGCCTGGATGCCATTTGTTACTACTTTGTCAACCAGGAATTTAAGGAAGCATCTCCCAAGCTAGCAAAGTCCAAATCTGAGGCCGGTGAAGGAGCTGAAATTCAGCTCTCACTTGTAACACGTTAA